The following coding sequences are from one Tachysurus vachellii isolate PV-2020 chromosome 7, HZAU_Pvac_v1, whole genome shotgun sequence window:
- the LOC132849113 gene encoding zinc finger protein RFP-like — MASSSSVLCEDQLQCPICLDVFTDPVSTPCGHNYCMICLKQFWDSSSHCQCPVCKTSFPKRPELCVNTFISALAAPFKKSVQVKSSTATEKPTQSQVFCDICCEKKCAAVKSCLICMASYCKTHLEPHERVSSLKKHKLIDPVENLEDYICQKHERPLELFCRDDQTCVCQFCTEGEHKTHNTVPLEEESREKKIQLGKTQVEVQQMIQERLKKIMEIKHSLKLNEKTTEKEKTDFVEIFSNLMSCIERSQAELFKVMEEKQKAAERQAEEFIKELEQEITELKRRNTELEQLSHTEDHLHLLQIYPSLCSPPHTQDWTDLTINTHLNVETLRRALSQLQETLREEMEEIPEIKLKRIQQYAVDVTLDPDTANPYLILSDDGKQVSCGDTEQNLPDNPERFDYCVYVLGNEGFTSGRLYYEVQVRGKTEWYLGVVRESVNRKGQITDSPENGSWSLWLRNNTEYEALDSPPVSLSLKQAPQKVGVFVDYEEGLISFYDVDAKSHIYSFTGQTFTEKLYPLFSPCDSDSAPLIICPVNQI, encoded by the exons ATGGCTTCCTCCAGCAGTGTCCTGTGTGAAGATCAGCTCCAGTGTCCCATCTGTCTGGATGTGTTCACTGATCCAGTCTCTACTCCGTGTGGACACAACTACTGTATGATCTGTCTCAAACAGTTCTGGGACAGCAGTTCACACTGCCAGTGTCCAGTGTGTAAAACCAGTTTCCCAAAGAGACCTGAGTTATGTGTGAATACGTTCATCTCTGCACTTGCTGCTCCATTTAAGAAGTCAGTTCAGGTGAAATCCAGCACTGCTACAGAAAAACCCACccaatctcaggtgttctgTGACATCTGCTGTGAAAAGAAATGTGCAGCTGTGAAGTCCTGCCTGATCTGTATGGCCTCTTACTGCAAGACTCACCTGGAACCTCATGAAAGAGTTTCTTcattaaagaaacacaaactgatCGACcctgtggagaacctggaggactaCATCTGTCAGAAACATGAGAGACCCCTGGAGCTGTTCTGTAGAGACGaccagacgtgtgtgtgtcagttctgtACTGAGGGAGAGCACAAAACTCACAACACTGTTCCTCtagaggaggagagcagagagaagaag ATCCAGTTGGGAAAAACACAAGTAGAAGTTCAGCAGATGATCCAAGAGCGACTGAAGAAGATTATGGAAATCAAACACTCTTTAAAACTCAATGAA AAAACCACAGAGAAGGAGAAAACAGACTTTGTGGAGATCTTCAGTAATCTGATGAGCTGCATTGAGAGAAGCCAGGCTGAGCTGTTTAaggtgatggaggagaagcagaaagcagcagagaggCAGGCTGAAGAGTTCATTAaagagctggagcaggaaatCACTGAGCTAAAGAGGAgaaacactgagctggagcagctctcacacactgaggatcacctccacctcctacag ATTTACCCGTCACTGTGCAGCCCTCCACACACCCAGGACTGGACTGATCTCACAATTAACACTCATCTGAATGTGGAGACTCTGAGGAgagctctgtctcagcttcaggAAACTCTCAGGGAGGAAATGGAGGAGATTCCAGAGATCA aactgaagagaattcaaCAATATGCAG tggatgtgactctggatcctgatacagcAAATCCTTATCTCATCCTGTCTGATGATGGGAAACAAGTTTCATGTGGAGACACAGAACAGAATCTCCCTGATAATCCAGAGAGGTTTGATTATTGTGTCTATGTGTTGGGAAATGAGGGATTCACCTCAGGGAGATTGTActatgaggtgcaggtcagagggAAGACTGAGTGGTATTTAGGAGTGGTCAGAGAGTCTGTTAACAGGAAAGGGCAGATTACAGACAGCCCTGAGAATGGATCTTGGTCTCTGTGGCTGAGGAATAATACTGAATATGAGGCTCTGGACTCTCCTCCTGTCTCCCTCTCCTTGAAACAGGCTCCTCAGAaggtgggggtgtttgtggattatgaggagggtTTGATCTCCTTCTATGATGTTGATGCAAAatctcatatctactctttcactggtcagactttcactgagaaactttATCCATTATTCAGCCCCTGTGATAGTGattcagcaccactgatcatctGTCCTGTTAATCAaatctaa